The following proteins are encoded in a genomic region of Cricetulus griseus strain 17A/GY chromosome 7, alternate assembly CriGri-PICRH-1.0, whole genome shotgun sequence:
- the Nme4 gene encoding nucleoside diphosphate kinase, mitochondrial isoform X1 → MGSLFGRAALRALLCGPRIPGLLVRPRSGGPSWPQERTLVAVKPDGVQRRLVGTVIERFERRGFKLVGMKMLQAPESILAEHYRDLQRKPFYPALISYMSSGPVVAMVWEGHNVVRISRTMIGHTDSTEAAPGTIRGDFSIHISRNIIHASDSVEGAQREIQLWFKSSELLNWADDGHPSSCCPA, encoded by the exons ATGGGCTCCCTCTTTGGGCGCGCCGCGCTGAGGGCGTTGTTGTGCGGGCCACGCATTCCAGGCCTGCTGGTGCGCCCCAGATCCG GAGGGCCTTCCTGGCCCCAGGAGCGGACCCTGGTTGCTGTGAAGCCAGATGGGGTGCAGCGAAGGCTAGTGGGGACTGTGATAGAACGCTTTGAGAGGCGGGGCTTCAAACTGGTGGGGATGAAGATGTTGCAG GCACCAGAGAGCATTCTTGCTGAGCACTACAGGGACCTACAGAGGAAGCCATTCTACCCAGCCCTTATCAGCTACATGAGCTCTGGGCCTGTGGTGGCCATG GTCTGGGAAGGGCACAATGTGGTCCGCATCTCAAGGACCATGATAGGACACACTGACTCAACCGAGGCAGCTCCTGGGACAATCAGGGGAGACTTCAGTATTCACATCAGCAG GAATATCATCCATGCTAGTGATTCTGTGGAAGGAGCCCAGAGGGAGATCCAGCTGTGGTTTAAGAGCAGTGAACTGTTGAACTGGGCAGATGATGGTCACCCCAGTAGCTGCTGCCCGGCCTGA
- the Nme4 gene encoding nucleoside diphosphate kinase, mitochondrial isoform X2: MGSLFGRAALRALLCGPRIPGLLVRPRSGGPSWPQERTLVAVKPDGVQRRLVGTVIERFERRGFKLVGMKMLQVWEGHNVVRISRTMIGHTDSTEAAPGTIRGDFSIHISRNIIHASDSVEGAQREIQLWFKSSELLNWADDGHPSSCCPA, translated from the exons ATGGGCTCCCTCTTTGGGCGCGCCGCGCTGAGGGCGTTGTTGTGCGGGCCACGCATTCCAGGCCTGCTGGTGCGCCCCAGATCCG GAGGGCCTTCCTGGCCCCAGGAGCGGACCCTGGTTGCTGTGAAGCCAGATGGGGTGCAGCGAAGGCTAGTGGGGACTGTGATAGAACGCTTTGAGAGGCGGGGCTTCAAACTGGTGGGGATGAAGATGTTGCAG GTCTGGGAAGGGCACAATGTGGTCCGCATCTCAAGGACCATGATAGGACACACTGACTCAACCGAGGCAGCTCCTGGGACAATCAGGGGAGACTTCAGTATTCACATCAGCAG GAATATCATCCATGCTAGTGATTCTGTGGAAGGAGCCCAGAGGGAGATCCAGCTGTGGTTTAAGAGCAGTGAACTGTTGAACTGGGCAGATGATGGTCACCCCAGTAGCTGCTGCCCGGCCTGA